TGTAGGGGATCCCGGCGTCCTTGAGCGGCTTGGCCAGGTCGTCGGCCTTGGACGCGGTGAAGGCGTCGAAGTCGTCCTCCATCTTGCGGGCCGCGGCCTCAGCGTCGTCCTCGGCCGACGGCGGGTCgccgctagggttagggttggcggcggggagggagagGTCGACGGAGCCCCAGTCGGCGCCGTAGAGCACGGAGGTGGGGCGGACGTGCAGCAGTATAACGGCGTCCCCGGGGCGGAGGTAGTTGGCGACGGCCCAGCGGACGGCGTACGCGGACTCGTCGGAGAGGTcaacggcgatggcgatgcGGCGGTGCGAGGACCCGACcggggcggccgccgcggcggccgtgaAGAACACCCCCGGGGACTCCGGCTGCAGCGACGCCGGCGTGGGGGGGCGCGGGGTCGGCGccttcaccggcggcggcgccgccgccagcggcaGGTC
The window above is part of the Oryza sativa Japonica Group chromosome 7, ASM3414082v1 genome. Proteins encoded here:
- the LOC4343550 gene encoding universal stress protein PHOS32 — protein: MQNPPSHPVDLPLAAAPPPVKAPTPRPPTPASLQPESPGVFFTAAAAAAPVGSSHRRIAIAVDLSDESAYAVRWAVANYLRPGDAVILLHVRPTSVLYGADWGSVDLSLPAANPNPSGDPPSAEDDAEAAARKMEDDFDAFTASKADDLAKPLKDAGIPYKIHIVKDHDMKERLCLEVERLGLSAVIMGSKGFGASRRTSKGRLGSVSDYCVHHCVCPVVVVRFPDDGVAEGGEAGGASELAVGEEVLHPVPEEDAEYHDATEEHKDT